The bacterium genome window below encodes:
- the rplF gene encoding 50S ribosomal protein L6, with protein MSRIGKQPIVIPKGINVQIDKNILSVKGPKGLTELNLHPHVNVEMEGEEIRVKPRLQTKAARSIYGLTRALIFNMVQGVKNGFEKKLEIVGIGYKANVSGKNLVLNLGYSHPIEYPIPDGIEIQVDKQINIVVRGIDKQKVGQVCAEIRNFKPPEPYKGKGIRYEGEAVRRKVGKTGA; from the coding sequence ATGTCGAGAATAGGAAAACAGCCAATAGTTATACCCAAAGGGATCAACGTTCAAATTGATAAAAATATTCTGTCAGTAAAAGGCCCCAAAGGACTGACCGAGCTTAACCTGCATCCCCATGTCAATGTCGAGATGGAGGGAGAGGAGATCAGAGTGAAGCCAAGATTGCAGACCAAGGCGGCACGGTCAATTTATGGCTTAACCAGAGCTTTGATATTCAACATGGTCCAGGGGGTTAAAAATGGTTTTGAAAAGAAGCTTGAGATTGTAGGTATCGGATATAAAGCGAATGTTTCGGGGAAAAATTTAGTTCTGAACCTCGGCTATTCACACCCGATTGAATATCCTATCCCGGATGGCATTGAAATACAGGTTGATAAGCAAATCAATATTGTTGTCAGAGGAATCGACAAGCAGAAGGTTGGACAGGTTTGCGCTGAAATCCGGAATTTCAAGCCGCCAGAACCATATAAGGGTAAAGGTATCCGTTATGAGGGTGAGGCGGTGAGAAGAAAGGTCGGAAAAACCGGAGCATAG
- the rplX gene encoding 50S ribosomal protein L24 yields the protein MSKEKNKGRSNKIRKDDLVTVIAGKAKGKTGRVLGVLPEKHRVIVEKLVIVKRHTKPSQQQQQGGIIEKEGTINISNVMVKCGKCNHPTRVGFIRLENGEKARICKKCKEVMG from the coding sequence ATGAGCAAAGAAAAAAACAAGGGACGGTCAAATAAAATTCGAAAGGATGATCTAGTCACCGTAATTGCCGGAAAAGCAAAAGGAAAGACAGGTCGGGTGCTTGGCGTTTTGCCGGAGAAACATCGGGTGATTGTTGAGAAACTGGTGATAGTGAAAAGGCATACTAAACCGAGTCAACAGCAGCAGCAGGGTGGGATTATTGAGAAAGAGGGCACGATTAACATCAGCAATGTCATGGTGAAATGTGGCAAGTGTAATCATCCTACCCGTGTTGGCTTCATTCGTCTTGAGAATGGAGAAAAAGCCAGGATATGCAAAAAGTGCAAAGAGGTAATGGGCTGA
- the tuf gene encoding elongation factor Tu, whose product MAKEKYERTKPHVNIGTIGHVDHGKTTLTSAITKVLANKGLAEYRAFDQIDNAPEERERGITIATAHVEYQTESRHYAHVDCPGHADYVKNMITGAAQMDGAILVVSAADGPMPQTREHILLARQVGVPYIVVFLNKVDMVDDEELLELVELEVRELLSQYEFPGDEIPVVRGSALKAGECGCGKDGCPNCKVVYDLMKAVDEYIPLPKRDIDKPFLMPVEDVFSISGRGTVATGRVERGVIRVGEEVEIVGIKETQKTVATGVEMFRKLLDEGQAGDNIGVLLRGKKREEIERGMVLAKPGSITPHTKFKAQVYVLSKEEGGRHTPFFNGYRPQFFVRTTDVTGTVQLPEGVEMVMPGDNVVIVGELITPIALEKEMRFAIREGGRTVGAGVVSEIIE is encoded by the coding sequence ATGGCAAAAGAGAAGTATGAAAGGACGAAGCCGCACGTAAATATAGGGACAATCGGGCACGTAGATCATGGGAAGACCACCCTGACCTCTGCCATAACCAAGGTATTGGCCAATAAGGGTCTGGCAGAGTATCGGGCCTTTGATCAGATTGACAATGCCCCCGAGGAAAGAGAGCGGGGGATCACCATTGCCACGGCCCATGTGGAGTATCAGACCGAGAGCCGCCACTATGCTCATGTTGACTGTCCCGGTCATGCAGACTATGTGAAGAACATGATCACTGGAGCAGCCCAGATGGATGGGGCCATTCTGGTGGTTTCAGCCGCGGACGGGCCCATGCCTCAGACCAGAGAGCATATTTTGCTGGCCAGACAGGTTGGTGTGCCCTATATCGTTGTTTTCCTCAACAAAGTGGACATGGTCGATGATGAAGAGCTGCTTGAGCTGGTAGAGCTTGAGGTCAGAGAGCTGCTGAGCCAGTATGAGTTTCCCGGAGACGAGATTCCGGTAGTCAGAGGCTCTGCTCTGAAGGCGGGAGAGTGTGGCTGCGGCAAAGATGGCTGCCCCAATTGCAAGGTGGTCTATGACCTGATGAAGGCAGTGGATGAGTATATCCCCCTTCCCAAGCGGGATATCGATAAACCCTTCCTGATGCCGGTAGAGGATGTGTTCAGCATTTCGGGGCGTGGAACTGTGGCTACCGGCAGAGTAGAGCGGGGCGTTATCAGAGTGGGCGAGGAAGTGGAAATCGTCGGCATCAAGGAAACGCAAAAGACGGTGGCCACCGGGGTTGAGATGTTCAGAAAGCTGCTGGACGAGGGGCAGGCTGGAGACAACATCGGGGTTCTGCTGCGGGGCAAGAAGCGGGAAGAAATCGAGCGGGGAATGGTTTTGGCCAAACCGGGCAGCATCACTCCGCATACCAAATTCAAAGCCCAGGTGTACGTACTGTCCAAAGAAGAAGGCGGAAGGCATACCCCGTTTTTTAATGGTTATCGGCCTCAGTTTTTTGTGCGGACAACGGATGTGACCGGAACCGTTCAATTGCCGGAAGGTGTGGAAATGGTTATGCCGGGCGATAATGTTGTGATCGTCGGCGAGCTGATTACTCCGATCGCCCTGGAAAAAGAGATGCGCTTTGCCATCCGGGAAGGCGGCAGGACCGTGGGTGCCGGCGTTGTCAGTGAGATCATCGAATAA
- the rplE gene encoding 50S ribosomal protein L5, with the protein MVRLKQKYQEEILPALCQEFEYKNVLQAPKVIKIVINMGVGEAIQNAKVLDFACEDLAKITGQKPMVTRAKKSIAGFKLREGMPIGCRVTLRGARMYEFLDRLLSVALPRIRDFKGMPDKSFDGQGNYNFGLSEQVIFPEIDYDKVDKVRGMNITVVTSAKTDKEAQSLLRRFGLPFRGERAE; encoded by the coding sequence ATGGTTCGTTTAAAACAAAAGTACCAAGAAGAAATTTTACCTGCTCTCTGTCAGGAATTTGAATATAAAAATGTGCTCCAGGCTCCCAAGGTAATCAAGATTGTTATTAATATGGGTGTAGGAGAGGCGATTCAGAATGCCAAGGTTCTCGACTTTGCCTGTGAAGATCTTGCAAAAATCACGGGGCAAAAACCCATGGTTACCCGGGCCAAGAAATCTATTGCCGGCTTCAAATTGCGGGAAGGAATGCCCATCGGCTGTCGGGTGACTTTGAGGGGGGCAAGAATGTATGAGTTTCTGGATAGACTGTTATCTGTAGCTCTGCCACGAATCAGAGACTTTAAAGGAATGCCCGACAAATCTTTTGACGGACAGGGAAATTATAATTTTGGGCTTTCCGAGCAGGTAATATTTCCTGAGATCGATTATGATAAGGTTGATAAGGTCAGGGGTATGAATATCACGGTTGTAACGAGTGCCAAGACTGATAAAGAGGCACAGTCGTTACTCAGAAGGTTTGGGCTCCCGTTTCGGGGGGAGCGGGCAGAATAA
- the fusA gene encoding elongation factor G, with product MSKKFPLSKIRNIGIMAHIDAGKTTTTERILYYTGITYKMGDVDEGSTEMDWMEQERERGITITSAATTCYWRDHRINIIDTPGHVDFTAEVERSLRVLDGAITVVCGVSGVQPQTETVWHQAERYHVPRIVLVNKMDRIGADFFASTESIEKKLHTKTALLQIPLGKESDFRGVIDLITMRAIIYDTDELGATYRDDVIPDEFISLAQEYRSRLLEVVAEEDEYLTEKYLESGELSESELRGGIRKGTLSLAFVPVLCGSAFKNKGIQPLLDAVVDYLPAPTDVPAIEGINRKTNQKEKREASEKGPLAALAFKIWNDPFVGQLTFFRIYSGSLHSGAYVYNASKDYRERISRLLHVHANKWEDIPQVSAGDIAAAVGFRKTGTGDTLCDEQKPIILERMEFPDPVIYVAIEPKTKADQEKLSSTLYKLAQEDPTFKIHIDNDTGQTIISGMGELHLEIITERMLREFKVQANIGKPQVAYKETIRKKHEGEAKFIRQTGGRGQYGHVKLMVEPRERGSGFEFENALAGGIIPKEFIPAIREGITQAMETGILAGYPMLDIKATLIDGSFHEVDSSDIAFKIAGLMAFQDAVKQAEAILLEPVMEVEIVVPDEFMGEVIGDVNARRGRIENLSSKSGVQIIMAKVPLAEMFGYSTSLRSMSQGRGTFTMEFREYDEVPNTISEQLLARIYGH from the coding sequence GTGTCTAAAAAGTTTCCTCTCTCCAAAATACGGAATATCGGAATTATGGCTCACATTGATGCCGGAAAGACAACGACCACTGAACGGATCCTCTATTATACGGGAATTACCTATAAGATGGGCGATGTGGATGAAGGCTCTACAGAAATGGACTGGATGGAACAGGAAAGGGAGAGGGGAATAACCATTACATCTGCGGCCACTACCTGCTACTGGCGTGATCATCGGATAAACATTATTGATACGCCAGGTCATGTGGATTTTACTGCCGAAGTTGAACGTTCTCTGCGAGTATTGGATGGAGCGATTACCGTAGTTTGCGGAGTAAGCGGGGTTCAGCCTCAAACGGAAACTGTCTGGCATCAGGCCGAACGGTATCATGTACCCCGGATTGTGCTGGTTAATAAGATGGATAGAATCGGAGCGGATTTTTTTGCCAGCACAGAGTCAATCGAAAAAAAACTGCATACCAAAACTGCTCTCTTACAAATACCTCTCGGAAAAGAGAGTGATTTTCGGGGGGTAATAGATCTGATCACAATGCGAGCCATTATCTACGATACTGATGAGCTTGGCGCAACCTATCGAGATGATGTAATTCCTGATGAATTCATCAGCCTGGCCCAGGAATACCGGAGCAGGCTGCTTGAAGTGGTAGCTGAAGAAGACGAATACCTTACGGAAAAATATCTTGAATCAGGAGAATTAAGTGAATCGGAGCTGCGGGGAGGAATTAGAAAGGGAACCTTAAGCCTGGCTTTTGTGCCGGTTTTGTGCGGTTCAGCTTTTAAAAATAAGGGAATTCAACCCTTGCTTGATGCTGTTGTCGATTATCTGCCAGCACCGACCGATGTTCCGGCAATAGAAGGAATTAATCGGAAAACAAATCAGAAAGAAAAACGAGAGGCTTCCGAGAAGGGACCTTTGGCAGCACTTGCCTTTAAAATCTGGAATGATCCCTTTGTCGGGCAACTGACTTTCTTTCGGATATATTCAGGAAGCCTGCACAGCGGGGCATATGTTTACAACGCCAGTAAGGATTACCGTGAACGGATCAGCCGGCTGCTGCATGTGCATGCTAATAAATGGGAGGATATTCCTCAAGTTTCTGCGGGAGATATTGCCGCTGCGGTAGGTTTCCGCAAGACAGGAACGGGAGATACCCTCTGTGATGAGCAAAAGCCCATTATTCTGGAAAGAATGGAATTTCCCGATCCGGTCATCTATGTCGCCATCGAGCCGAAGACCAAAGCCGATCAGGAGAAACTGTCTTCGACGCTGTATAAGCTGGCGCAGGAGGATCCGACATTCAAAATACATATTGACAATGACACCGGCCAGACAATCATTTCAGGGATGGGCGAGCTTCATCTTGAAATCATTACCGAACGAATGCTTCGGGAATTCAAGGTGCAGGCCAATATTGGTAAACCTCAGGTAGCTTACAAGGAAACGATACGGAAAAAGCATGAAGGCGAGGCAAAATTTATCCGGCAGACCGGAGGCCGTGGACAATATGGGCATGTTAAATTGATGGTCGAGCCTCGTGAGCGCGGAAGCGGCTTCGAATTCGAGAATGCCCTGGCAGGTGGAATTATTCCCAAAGAGTTTATTCCGGCAATCAGGGAAGGGATAACCCAGGCAATGGAGACAGGGATTCTGGCTGGATATCCGATGCTGGATATTAAGGCAACCCTCATTGATGGATCTTTCCATGAGGTTGATTCTTCGGACATCGCCTTCAAAATCGCGGGTCTCATGGCCTTTCAGGACGCTGTCAAGCAGGCAGAGGCAATATTGCTTGAGCCGGTTATGGAAGTTGAAATCGTCGTCCCAGATGAATTTATGGGAGAGGTAATTGGAGATGTCAATGCCCGCCGGGGCAGAATAGAAAATCTGAGCTCAAAGAGTGGTGTTCAGATAATTATGGCCAAGGTCCCTCTGGCTGAGATGTTTGGTTATTCAACCAGCCTCCGGTCAATGAGTCAGGGAAGAGGCACTTTTACCATGGAATTTCGGGAATACGATGAAGTCCCTAATACCATCTCTGAACAGTTACTGGCCAGGATCTATGGGCACTGA
- the rplV gene encoding 50S ribosomal protein L22 translates to MKVKAVTKHLPTTARKAKLVVDLIRGKGLEEAINILKFTPRAASPMIEKVLRSAMANAKQNNEIKDVDKLYVSEISAQQGPTLKRFQPRARGRAFRIKKRTSHISIVLDERL, encoded by the coding sequence ATGAAAGTAAAAGCTGTTACCAAACATTTACCGACAACTGCGCGCAAGGCCAAGCTTGTAGTTGACCTTATCCGGGGAAAGGGTCTTGAGGAGGCGATTAACATTCTAAAGTTTACTCCGAGGGCCGCATCTCCCATGATCGAGAAGGTTCTGCGGTCGGCCATGGCTAATGCCAAACAGAACAATGAGATTAAAGACGTCGATAAGCTTTATGTGTCTGAAATCAGCGCTCAACAGGGGCCGACTCTGAAACGATTCCAGCCAAGGGCCCGTGGACGGGCATTTCGGATTAAAAAAAGGACCAGTCATATCTCAATAGTACTGGATGAGAGATTGTAG
- the rplB gene encoding 50S ribosomal protein L2, whose amino-acid sequence MGIKDYKPVTPSLRTQTVSTFEEITKEEPEKSLLRKMTKTGGRNNVGRLTSRHRGGGHKRRYRIIDFKRDKFSIPAKVVSIEYDPNRSARIALLHYADGEKRYILAPNSLEVGAKVMSGPEAEIQAGNALPLKNIPVGSVIHNIELKKGKGGQLVRSAGTSAQLLAKEGSYGHVRLTSGEVRLVHLDCLATIGQIGNMDHENISLGKAGRTTWLGRRSKVRGVAMNPIDHPMGGGEGKSSGGRHPCTPWGKPTKGYKTRSNKQTTKYIIKGRKKGK is encoded by the coding sequence ATGGGGATAAAGGATTATAAGCCAGTTACACCGAGTTTACGAACCCAGACCGTCTCTACTTTTGAAGAGATTACCAAGGAGGAGCCTGAGAAATCGCTTCTGAGGAAGATGACTAAAACCGGCGGCCGGAATAATGTCGGTCGGCTGACTTCCCGGCATCGGGGTGGTGGTCACAAAAGACGGTACAGGATTATTGATTTCAAGAGGGATAAATTTTCGATTCCGGCCAAGGTTGTCAGCATCGAGTATGATCCCAATAGAAGTGCCCGCATTGCGCTTTTACATTATGCAGATGGTGAAAAGCGTTATATTCTGGCTCCGAACTCACTGGAAGTGGGAGCAAAAGTAATGTCAGGGCCTGAGGCTGAGATTCAGGCAGGAAATGCTCTTCCCTTGAAAAATATTCCGGTTGGAAGTGTTATTCATAATATCGAGTTAAAAAAAGGCAAGGGAGGACAACTGGTTCGCAGCGCGGGCACCAGTGCACAACTGTTGGCCAAAGAGGGCAGCTATGGACACGTACGGTTAACCTCCGGTGAAGTCCGGCTCGTTCATCTGGATTGCCTGGCAACTATCGGCCAGATAGGGAACATGGATCATGAAAATATCTCTCTCGGCAAGGCAGGTCGAACAACCTGGCTTGGCAGGAGAAGCAAGGTCCGGGGAGTGGCCATGAATCCTATTGATCATCCTATGGGTGGTGGCGAAGGTAAATCTTCCGGCGGGAGACACCCCTGTACTCCGTGGGGAAAGCCGACCAAGGGATATAAAACCAGAAGTAATAAACAAACCACCAAGTATATTATCAAAGGCAGAAAGAAGGGGAAATAG
- a CDS encoding type Z 30S ribosomal protein S14, translated as MARKSMIIKANRKPKFSVRKYHRCGVCGRPRAYMRRFGICRICFRQLALRGEIPGVIKSSW; from the coding sequence TTGGCAAGAAAGTCAATGATTATCAAAGCAAATCGAAAACCGAAGTTTTCCGTACGGAAATATCACCGGTGTGGAGTATGTGGGCGGCCGCGAGCTTACATGAGACGGTTTGGTATCTGTAGAATCTGTTTTCGTCAGCTCGCCTTGCGGGGAGAAATACCAGGCGTTATAAAGTCAAGCTGGTAA
- the rpsC gene encoding 30S ribosomal protein S3 encodes MGQKVHPLGFRLGYTKTWESKWYSKKEYRKNLLEDLHIRAFVREKLKNAGVSRVEIERASDRVKINIHTARPGIIIGKKGTEVDKLKDEIQALTHKQIYINIHEIRKAEIDAQLIAENVAMQLERRVAFRRAMKKRVTAALRFGAEGIRISCSGRLGGAEMARREWYREGRVPLHTLRADIDYGTTIARTTYGVIGVKVWVFKGEVLSKEKPEGEQLDSVTYNV; translated from the coding sequence TTGGGACAAAAAGTACACCCTCTTGGATTCAGATTAGGATATACCAAAACCTGGGAATCAAAATGGTATTCAAAGAAGGAATACCGGAAAAACCTGCTTGAAGATTTGCATATTCGGGCATTTGTCAGAGAAAAACTCAAAAACGCCGGGGTTTCCCGCGTTGAAATCGAAAGAGCCTCTGACAGGGTAAAAATTAATATCCATACCGCACGACCCGGTATCATCATCGGGAAAAAGGGAACGGAAGTTGACAAATTAAAAGATGAAATTCAGGCCCTTACCCATAAGCAAATCTACATTAATATTCACGAGATACGGAAAGCGGAGATTGATGCCCAGTTAATAGCTGAAAATGTAGCTATGCAATTGGAACGAAGAGTCGCTTTCCGAAGAGCGATGAAAAAGAGGGTTACTGCTGCCCTGCGCTTCGGGGCTGAAGGAATTCGAATCTCCTGTTCAGGAAGATTGGGAGGCGCTGAAATGGCGCGTCGTGAATGGTATCGGGAAGGCAGGGTTCCGCTTCATACCTTACGTGCTGATATCGATTATGGAACGACGATTGCACGAACTACCTATGGGGTAATAGGAGTGAAGGTATGGGTTTTTAAAGGTGAGGTCCTGTCAAAAGAGAAACCAGAGGGAGAGCAGTTAGACAGCGTCACCTATAACGTTTGA
- the rpsQ gene encoding 30S ribosomal protein S17 yields MKSRGQRKKRTGTVVSDKMDKTVVVEVKRTIIDPTYKKVVQKRKRYKAHDEENKYKVGDKVVIMETRPLSKDKRWRVVAPLSSN; encoded by the coding sequence ATGAAGAGCAGGGGACAAAGGAAAAAAAGAACTGGTACCGTTGTCAGCGATAAAATGGATAAGACGGTAGTTGTAGAAGTCAAAAGAACTATCATTGATCCTACGTATAAAAAGGTTGTTCAGAAACGAAAACGGTATAAAGCGCATGATGAGGAAAACAAGTATAAAGTCGGCGATAAGGTTGTAATTATGGAAACGAGGCCATTGAGCAAAGATAAGCGGTGGCGGGTGGTAGCACCGTTATCCTCGAATTGA
- the rpsH gene encoding 30S ribosomal protein S8, translating to MALTDPIADMLTRIRNASMAKFQAVDIPSSRLKQEIIRIFKEEGYIRAYKIIEDQKQGTIRVYLKYSEDNRPVISNLQRISKPSRRVYVKKDEIPKVLGGMGIAVLSTSQGIMTDKTTRRAGLGGEVLCYVW from the coding sequence ATGGCCTTAACGGATCCTATTGCTGATATGCTAACAAGGATTAGAAATGCTAGCATGGCAAAATTCCAGGCAGTAGATATTCCATCCTCACGCTTGAAGCAGGAAATTATCCGTATCTTCAAAGAGGAGGGGTATATCAGAGCTTACAAGATAATCGAGGACCAAAAGCAGGGAACAATCCGGGTATACTTGAAATATAGTGAAGATAATCGACCGGTTATCAGCAACCTTCAGAGGATCAGCAAACCCAGTCGAAGGGTATATGTAAAAAAGGATGAGATTCCCAAAGTTTTGGGTGGCATGGGGATAGCTGTCCTCTCTACCTCTCAGGGAATCATGACGGATAAAACCACCCGGCGGGCAGGATTGGGTGGCGAGGTTCTGTGCTACGTTTGGTAA
- the rplP gene encoding 50S ribosomal protein L16 → MLMPNKVRYRKVQRGRMTGKAYRGSRLVFGDYGLKALEPGWITNRQIEAARIAITRYVKRGGKVWINVFPSKPVSKKPAETRMGKGKGAPEFWVAVIKPGKILYEMEGVAPEVAREAMRLAAHKLPIRTRFVAR, encoded by the coding sequence ATGTTAATGCCGAATAAAGTAAGGTACCGGAAAGTCCAAAGGGGCAGAATGACCGGGAAAGCCTATCGTGGTTCAAGACTGGTTTTTGGTGATTATGGTTTAAAGGCCCTGGAGCCGGGGTGGATCACCAATCGGCAGATAGAGGCGGCTCGAATCGCGATCACCCGCTATGTGAAGAGAGGTGGAAAAGTCTGGATCAATGTTTTTCCCAGCAAACCGGTCAGCAAGAAACCTGCCGAAACAAGGATGGGAAAAGGAAAGGGTGCTCCGGAATTTTGGGTCGCGGTCATAAAGCCTGGTAAAATTCTCTACGAAATGGAAGGGGTGGCACCTGAAGTAGCCCGTGAAGCTATGAGATTAGCTGCCCATAAGCTGCCAATTAGAACACGGTTTGTAGCCAGATAG
- the rpmC gene encoding 50S ribosomal protein L29, translating into MKAKELRDYSDEELGQKEADLREELFKLRFQAASGQLENYMRIRQVRKDISRVLTVYRERLANREKQGAGE; encoded by the coding sequence ATGAAAGCAAAAGAACTGAGAGATTATAGTGATGAAGAATTAGGACAAAAAGAGGCTGATTTACGTGAAGAGCTTTTTAAGCTCCGGTTTCAAGCCGCTTCCGGTCAATTAGAAAACTATATGAGAATCCGTCAGGTCAGGAAAGATATTTCCAGAGTGTTGACTGTATACCGGGAAAGATTGGCCAACAGGGAGAAACAGGGTGCAGGGGAATAG
- a CDS encoding 50S ribosomal protein L23: MKSAYEIIKGPMITEKSTAQKKLFNKVSFEVDKLANKIEIKQAVQDIFNVKVDKISVIHLMGKKRRLGVHQGKRADRKKAIVTLAEGETIELLEGP, translated from the coding sequence ATGAAGTCTGCATATGAGATCATTAAAGGGCCCATGATTACGGAGAAGAGCACTGCTCAAAAGAAACTGTTCAATAAAGTCTCCTTTGAGGTCGACAAGCTGGCCAACAAGATTGAAATCAAGCAGGCTGTTCAGGATATTTTTAACGTTAAGGTAGATAAGATATCGGTCATTCATCTCATGGGCAAAAAAAGGCGGCTTGGTGTACATCAGGGTAAGAGAGCGGACCGGAAAAAGGCAATTGTAACTCTTGCCGAGGGAGAAACCATCGAGCTTCTGGAAGGGCCTTAA
- the rpsJ gene encoding 30S ribosomal protein S10 has product MEGQRIRIKLCAYDHQILDQSAGEIVETVKRTGAKVSGPIPFPTRKNRYTVLRSPHIDKKSREQFEIRTHKRILDILEPTPQTVDALMRLDLPSGVDVEIKL; this is encoded by the coding sequence ATGGAAGGTCAAAGGATAAGAATTAAATTATGTGCATATGATCATCAGATTTTAGACCAGTCAGCCGGTGAGATTGTCGAAACGGTGAAGCGGACGGGGGCAAAGGTATCAGGTCCGATACCTTTTCCAACCCGAAAAAACCGCTATACTGTGCTCAGATCCCCGCATATTGATAAAAAGTCCAGAGAGCAATTCGAGATCCGGACTCACAAACGGATTTTGGATATTCTGGAACCGACACCGCAGACCGTGGACGCTTTAATGCGCTTGGATCTTCCCTCCGGCGTTGATGTAGAGATTAAGCTATAA
- the rpsS gene encoding 30S ribosomal protein S19 — MARSIKKGPYIDHNLWEKVDKMNKALEKKVIKTWARNSTIFPEMVGHTIVVHNGRKFIPVYITENMVGHKLGEFAPTRTFRGHGSKSEKSTRVK; from the coding sequence GTGGCACGGTCAATAAAAAAAGGGCCATATATTGATCATAATCTTTGGGAAAAGGTTGATAAGATGAATAAGGCCTTGGAAAAAAAAGTAATTAAAACCTGGGCACGGAACTCAACTATTTTCCCTGAGATGGTAGGGCACACTATCGTGGTGCATAATGGACGAAAATTTATCCCGGTATACATTACGGAAAATATGGTTGGACATAAGTTAGGCGAATTCGCACCTACTCGGACATTTCGTGGACATGGGTCCAAGAGCGAAAAATCAACTAGGGTAAAGTAG
- the rplD gene encoding 50S ribosomal protein L4 — MISLDIYNTNNEKIEQMEVPESVFDVPVKEHLLHDVVCYQQAKRRKGNASTKTRADVSGSGTKPWRQKGTGRARAGCKRSPLWIGGGVVFGPHPRSYEFKVNKKVLNYALRSALSMKRKEGDLLVLKEFDLEQPKTRLVKDILDRLEIREKVLLVIDGEQHANLRLAARNLAQVKVIDTDGLNVYDILLFKKLILLRSAAQKIEEKLSI; from the coding sequence ATGATAAGCTTAGATATCTATAACACTAATAACGAGAAGATCGAACAGATGGAAGTACCGGAATCAGTATTTGATGTACCGGTCAAGGAGCATCTTTTGCATGATGTTGTCTGTTATCAGCAGGCTAAGAGAAGGAAAGGGAATGCCAGTACCAAGACCCGCGCCGATGTGTCGGGAAGCGGGACAAAGCCCTGGAGGCAAAAGGGGACTGGGAGAGCCCGGGCAGGATGCAAAAGATCGCCCTTGTGGATAGGAGGAGGCGTTGTCTTCGGACCTCATCCGAGAAGCTACGAGTTCAAGGTAAACAAAAAGGTTTTAAACTATGCTCTTCGGTCAGCATTATCAATGAAACGGAAAGAAGGAGATTTACTGGTCCTGAAGGAGTTTGATCTTGAGCAACCGAAGACACGACTGGTAAAGGATATTCTTGACCGCCTGGAGATTCGGGAAAAAGTTTTACTCGTAATTGATGGTGAGCAGCATGCAAATTTGAGATTAGCTGCCAGGAACCTTGCACAAGTAAAGGTCATTGACACCGATGGGTTAAATGTATATGATATCCTCCTATTCAAAAAACTGATCCTGTTACGGTCAGCAGCTCAAAAGATCGAGGAGAAATTAAGCATATGA
- the rplN gene encoding 50S ribosomal protein L14, whose protein sequence is MVQLQTMLDVADNTGAKRVMCIKVLGGSRKRYATIGDVIVVTVKEAAPTSAVKKGTVNKAVLVRTAKEVRRPDGSYIKFDQNAAVLINNQGEPIGTRIFGPVGRELRGKNFSKIVSLAPEVL, encoded by the coding sequence ATGGTTCAACTTCAAACAATGCTTGATGTAGCGGACAATACGGGAGCCAAAAGGGTGATGTGTATCAAGGTGCTGGGTGGATCCCGGAAACGATATGCTACGATCGGTGATGTCATTGTCGTTACCGTGAAAGAGGCTGCACCCACCTCGGCAGTGAAAAAAGGAACGGTCAATAAGGCTGTTCTGGTACGAACAGCCAAAGAAGTACGCCGTCCCGATGGCTCGTATATAAAATTTGATCAAAATGCTGCAGTACTCATTAATAACCAGGGAGAGCCGATAGGGACACGAATTTTCGGACCGGTAGGCAGGGAATTGCGTGGCAAGAATTTTTCAAAGATCGTTTCCCTGGCTCCAGAGGTTCTATAA